A single region of the Arthrobacter sp. zg-Y20 genome encodes:
- a CDS encoding FMN reductase, translated as MVDLVVVSGGLGVPSSSRMLADSLAQAAREEIEARGRQVTVSTFELREYAVDIANSMVTGYAPPKLEALISKLVAADAVVAVTPVFTASMSGLFKSFFDVIDNKSLDGKPVLIAATGGSARHSMVLDYSMRPMFSYLRARVVPTGVYAAPGDWGAGEAGAGPLDDRVRRAAGELAALMGNVPGGTAQQSGNSQPSPVSQPAPSPRETAQQLPASLPFEEMLAQIQRK; from the coding sequence ATGGTTGATCTTGTTGTGGTTTCGGGTGGCTTGGGCGTTCCGTCCTCGTCACGGATGCTTGCCGATTCCCTGGCTCAGGCGGCACGGGAGGAGATCGAAGCACGGGGCCGTCAGGTGACGGTCTCCACATTCGAACTCCGCGAATACGCCGTTGATATAGCCAACTCCATGGTCACCGGTTATGCGCCGCCAAAATTGGAAGCCCTGATCAGCAAGCTGGTGGCCGCAGACGCGGTCGTGGCAGTGACGCCGGTCTTTACGGCGTCCATGAGCGGGCTCTTCAAGTCCTTCTTCGACGTCATCGACAACAAATCCCTGGACGGCAAACCGGTCCTCATTGCGGCCACCGGCGGCAGCGCCCGGCATTCCATGGTGCTGGATTACTCCATGCGGCCGATGTTCAGCTACCTGCGGGCACGGGTTGTCCCCACGGGTGTTTATGCCGCCCCCGGGGACTGGGGTGCAGGCGAAGCAGGTGCCGGGCCCCTGGATGACCGGGTGCGCCGTGCCGCAGGGGAACTTGCCGCGCTGATGGGGAACGTCCCCGGAGGTACGGCCCAGCAGTCCGGGAACTCACAGCCTTCCCCGGTCTCCCAGCCGGCTCCCTCCCCGCGCGAAACCGCCCAGCAGTTGCCGGCGTCGCTGCCGTTCGAAGAGATGCTCGCGCAGATCCAGCGCAAGTAA